One genomic segment of Oncorhynchus nerka isolate Pitt River linkage group LG16, Oner_Uvic_2.0, whole genome shotgun sequence includes these proteins:
- the LOC115143905 gene encoding syntaxin-4-like, which produces MRDRTKELGNTAEASDEDEEGRALMVKPGISTVKEEKENDAFFKKVLEIRGVMEMLKKVVSDLENKQKTVLGVALPEDGMKRELQTLREEIKTMAMQIQKKLNTIEPKKGDDDGKYVPINLRMQRAQHGVLSREFVELMDHCNTIQASYRDRNVERIQRQLRITGTNVTDEELDGMLESGQTDVFTQNILIDAKATKQALNEIESRHDEILKLERSIKDLHDMFRYLAMEVEAQGEMVNRIEANIINSTNYVEKAVVNTAKAATYQNKARKKKIWIALCCAILLLILAISLAISFS; this is translated from the exons ATGCGGGACCGAACTAAGGAACTTGGCAAT ACCGCAGAGGCGTCAGACGAGGATGAAGAGGGCAGGGCCCTTATGGTCAAACCGGGGATTTCTACAgtgaaggaagagaaggagaatgaTGCTTTTTTCAAGAAG GTCCTAGAGATTCGAGGGGTAATGGAGATGCTTAAAAAGGTGGTCTCTGACCTTGAGAACAAACAGAAGACAGTGTTGGGTGTGGCACTGCCAGAGGACG GTATGAAAAGGGAACTCCAAACCCTTCGGGAAGAGATCAAAACAATGGCAATGCAGATCCAGAAGAAACTGAACA cCATTGAACCCAAAAAAGGGGATGATGATGGGAAATACGTTCCCATAAACCTAAGGATGCAGAGAGCACAA catGGTGTCTTGTCTCGAGAGTTTGTGGAGTTGATGGACCACTGTAACACCATCCAGGCTTCCTACAGAGATCGCAACGTGGAGAGGATACAAAGGCAGCTCAGAATAA CGGGCACCAATGTTACAGATGAGGAGTTGGACGGTATGCTTGAAAGTGGACAGACTGATGTTTTCACACAGAAT ATCCTGATCGACGCTAAAGCCACTAAGCAGGCACTGAATGAGATTGAGTCCCGGCATGACGAGATCCTTAAACTGGAAAGGAGCATTAAGGACCTGCATGACATGTTCCGGTACCTGGCCATGGAGGTGGAGGCTCAG GGGGAGATGGTCAACCGCATTGAAGCCAACATCATCAATTCAACTAACTATGTGGAAAAGGCAGTGGTAAACACTGCGAAGGCTGCCACCTACCAAAACAAAGCACGCAAG AAGAAGATATGGATTGCGTTATGCTGTGCCATTCTCCTCCTCATTTTAGCAATCTCATTGGCTATCAGCTTCTCCTGA